One part of the Sphingopyxis sp. PAMC25046 genome encodes these proteins:
- a CDS encoding DUF11 domain-containing protein, with product MTSKLTYMGAIGLAALSSVAAAPAFAAGTTAGTTITNTATVDYQVGGVAQGQQSASNNFTVDRKINLLVEEVGNVTTNVVPGQTNAVTTFQLTNSSNETLDFALVASQLAGGTAAHGGADSFDVTNLRIYRDNTVTGTVGSWDVGDTLLTGFVDELVVDTAIRLFVVADVPGALANNGVAGVTLRATAREGGTSGSQGAAIIETTGANTAGKDTVFADTAGVAGDAARDGSHSDNDDYTVQTATLAVTKTSRVISDPFNNTTNPKLIPGAVVEYCIAVANSGSAAATSVVINDAVPGQLTFNTGTILLNGTVTGATCNTDGAAGGSYAAPNVSGTIATIAAGATRTLVFRATVN from the coding sequence ATGACCAGCAAGCTGACTTATATGGGTGCCATCGGTCTGGCGGCGCTTTCAAGCGTCGCCGCCGCGCCGGCCTTTGCCGCCGGCACGACCGCGGGCACCACGATCACCAATACCGCCACCGTCGACTATCAGGTCGGTGGCGTCGCGCAGGGCCAGCAGTCGGCATCCAACAACTTCACTGTCGACCGCAAGATCAACCTGCTTGTCGAAGAAGTCGGGAACGTCACGACCAACGTCGTCCCCGGCCAGACCAATGCGGTGACGACCTTTCAGCTCACCAACAGCTCGAACGAGACGCTCGACTTTGCGCTGGTCGCCTCGCAGCTCGCGGGCGGCACGGCGGCGCATGGCGGCGCCGACAGTTTCGATGTCACCAACCTCCGGATTTACCGCGACAATACGGTGACGGGCACCGTCGGCAGTTGGGATGTGGGCGACACGCTCCTCACCGGCTTTGTCGACGAACTTGTCGTCGATACCGCAATCCGCCTGTTCGTCGTCGCCGACGTTCCGGGGGCGCTCGCCAACAATGGCGTCGCGGGCGTCACACTGCGCGCCACGGCACGCGAGGGTGGCACCTCGGGTAGCCAGGGTGCGGCGATCATCGAAACCACGGGCGCCAACACCGCAGGCAAGGATACGGTGTTCGCCGATACTGCGGGCGTAGCCGGCGATGCGGCGCGCGACGGTTCGCACAGCGACAATGACGACTATACGGTCCAGACCGCGACGCTCGCGGTCACCAAGACCAGCCGCGTCATTTCCGATCCGTTCAACAACACGACGAACCCGAAGCTGATTCCCGGCGCGGTCGTGGAATATTGCATCGCGGTCGCCAACAGCGGCAGCGCCGCCGCGACCTCGGTGGTCATCAACGACGCCGTTCCGGGGCAGCTGACGTTCAACACGGGCACAATCCTGCTCAATGGAACCGTAACCGGCGCGACCTGCAATACCGACGGCGCCGCCGGCGGCAGCTATGCCGCGCCGAACGTGTCGGGCACGATCGCCACGATCGCGGCCGGCGCCACGCGCACGCTCGTTTTCCGCGCGACGGTCAACTGA
- a CDS encoding dihydrolipoamide acetyltransferase family protein produces the protein MARYSFRLPDIGEGIAEAEIVAWHVKIGERVEEDAQLADMMTDKATVEMESPVSGVVVELAGEVGDLIPIGSTLAVIETDGEVEAPPADTPVEEEIVAETPGAEEISVAEIAAPAPVATPEPEPAPAPAPAPVAAPANDRQVLASPAVRARAKDLGVDLGQVQAEGDRIRHADLDAFLRYSGGQGYHASGASRARADEPIKVIGMRRKIAENMAASKRAIPHFTYVEEMDVTALEDMRADLNANRGGRPKLTMLPFLIVAICRTIPQFPMINARYDDEGGVVTRHGAVHLGMATQTDAGLMVPVIRDAQDKNVWQLASEITRLAEAARTGKAKVEEMTGGTLTVTSLGPLGGIATTPVINRPEVAIIGPNKIVERPVFDGDDIRRAKLMNLSISCDHRVVDGWDAASYVQALKKLIETPVLLFAD, from the coding sequence ATGGCCCGCTATTCATTCCGTCTGCCCGACATCGGCGAAGGCATTGCCGAGGCCGAAATCGTCGCCTGGCACGTCAAGATCGGCGAGCGCGTCGAGGAAGACGCGCAGCTTGCCGACATGATGACCGACAAAGCGACGGTCGAAATGGAATCGCCCGTGTCGGGAGTCGTCGTCGAACTGGCGGGCGAGGTCGGCGACCTGATCCCGATCGGCTCGACGCTCGCGGTGATCGAAACCGACGGCGAGGTCGAGGCACCGCCCGCCGATACACCGGTCGAGGAAGAGATTGTTGCGGAGACGCCGGGCGCCGAGGAAATCTCCGTGGCCGAGATTGCTGCACCCGCGCCCGTCGCCACGCCTGAGCCTGAGCCTGCGCCGGCTCCTGCACCCGCTCCGGTGGCTGCTCCGGCGAACGACCGCCAGGTCCTTGCATCGCCCGCTGTCCGCGCCCGCGCCAAGGATCTCGGCGTCGATCTGGGCCAAGTGCAGGCCGAAGGCGATCGTATCCGCCATGCCGACCTCGACGCCTTCCTCCGCTACAGCGGCGGGCAGGGCTATCATGCGTCCGGCGCCAGCCGCGCCCGCGCCGACGAGCCGATCAAGGTCATCGGCATGCGCCGCAAGATCGCCGAAAATATGGCGGCGTCGAAGCGCGCTATCCCGCATTTCACCTATGTCGAGGAAATGGACGTCACCGCGCTCGAGGATATGCGTGCCGACCTCAACGCGAACCGCGGCGGCCGCCCGAAACTGACAATGCTGCCTTTCCTGATTGTCGCGATCTGCCGCACCATCCCGCAATTTCCGATGATCAACGCGCGCTACGACGACGAGGGCGGCGTCGTGACGCGTCACGGCGCTGTCCATCTGGGCATGGCGACGCAGACCGACGCGGGGCTGATGGTTCCGGTGATCCGTGATGCGCAGGACAAGAATGTCTGGCAGCTTGCGAGCGAGATCACGCGCCTTGCCGAAGCCGCGCGGACCGGCAAGGCGAAGGTCGAGGAAATGACCGGCGGCACGCTGACCGTCACGTCGCTCGGCCCGCTCGGCGGGATCGCAACGACGCCGGTTATCAACCGGCCGGAGGTCGCGATCATCGGTCCGAACAAAATCGTCGAGCGCCCGGTCTTCGACGGCGACGATATTCGCCGCGCGAAGCTTATGAATCTGTCGATCAGCTGCGATCACCGCGTGGTCGATGGCTGGGATGCTGCAAGCTATGTTCAGGCGCTAAAGAAGCTGATTGAGACGCCGGTCCTGCTGTTCGCGGACTAA
- the thyA gene encoding thymidylate synthase, which yields MSDSIHYELQYLDLMRRIWVEGDERVDRTGVGTRSLFGETMRFSLKDDAIPLLTTKRVYWKTALREMLWFLTGDTNIRSLVAQGVRIWTDWPLDKYRRATGEAISAEDFEARIVADEAFAKRWGDLGPVYGHQWVNWPRYESAGEGLFRLAEQGHNQIAALIDSLRNNPGSRRHIFTGWNVADLGRMALPPCHMTYQFHVRSDGGLSCLLFQRSCDLGLGFAFNIFEAALLTRMIAEVCDLTAHEVVWSGGDVHLYLNHAELVEAQLQRIPDGAPKLRILRRPSSIFDYRFEDFAVEDYAPQAHISAPVAV from the coding sequence TTGTCTGATTCCATCCATTATGAACTGCAATATCTCGACCTGATGCGCCGCATCTGGGTCGAAGGCGACGAGCGCGTCGATCGCACCGGCGTCGGCACGCGCTCCCTGTTCGGCGAGACGATGCGATTCTCGCTGAAGGACGATGCGATTCCGCTGCTGACCACCAAACGCGTCTATTGGAAGACCGCGCTGCGCGAGATGCTGTGGTTCCTGACCGGCGACACCAATATCCGGTCGCTGGTGGCGCAGGGCGTGCGAATCTGGACCGACTGGCCGCTCGACAAATATCGCCGCGCGACGGGCGAGGCGATCAGCGCCGAGGATTTCGAAGCGCGGATCGTCGCGGACGAGGCGTTTGCGAAGCGATGGGGAGACCTCGGCCCGGTCTATGGGCACCAATGGGTGAACTGGCCGCGCTATGAGTCGGCGGGCGAGGGGCTTTTTCGGCTTGCCGAACAGGGGCACAACCAGATCGCGGCGCTGATCGATTCGCTCCGGAACAATCCGGGGTCGCGCCGGCATATCTTCACCGGCTGGAATGTCGCCGATTTGGGCCGCATGGCGCTGCCGCCGTGCCACATGACCTATCAGTTTCATGTCCGCAGCGACGGCGGGCTGTCGTGCCTGCTCTTTCAGCGGTCGTGTGATCTCGGCCTCGGCTTTGCATTCAATATCTTCGAAGCGGCGCTCTTGACGCGGATGATCGCCGAGGTGTGCGATCTCACCGCGCATGAAGTCGTCTGGAGCGGCGGTGACGTGCATCTCTATCTCAATCATGCCGAACTGGTCGAAGCGCAGTTGCAGCGTATTCCCGACGGTGCGCCCAAGCTGCGCATCCTTCGCCGGCCTTCAAGCATATTCGACTATAGATTCGAGGATTTCGCGGTCGAGGACTATGCGCCGCAAGCGCATATTTCCGCGCCCGTGGCGGTCTGA
- a CDS encoding thiamine pyrophosphate-dependent enzyme, with protein sequence MPETPQRPASNLPPLSLHIPEPRYRPGDTPDFGDIEVPAVEATLRPGEATKPDAMRDLCYGLVRVLDFDGRAKGQWDPRLSPERLRSMLRNMMLTRAFDDRMFRAQRQGKTSFYMKCTGEEATSVASTMAIDRTDMVFPSYRQQGILITRDYPLIQMMNQIYSNRGDHLLGRQLPIMYSAPEHGFFSVSGNLATQYPQAVGWAMASASKGDSRIATVWCGEGSSAEGDFHSALTFATVYNAPVIFNVVNNQWAISSFSGFAGGERTTFAARAVGYGIAGLRVDGNDPLAVYAATQWAADRARTNNGPTLIEHFTYRSEGHSTSDDPSAYRAADEATAWPLGDPIARLRQHLEIIDEWDAERHEAQAKELDELVKTTQKQSEKLGILGHGMHQPFETMFEDVFEEMPWHLKEQCAQMLAEQEAKFGPDWKPE encoded by the coding sequence ATGCCTGAGACGCCTCAGCGTCCGGCGAGCAATCTGCCGCCGCTGTCGCTTCATATCCCGGAACCGCGCTATCGTCCCGGCGACACGCCGGATTTCGGCGATATCGAGGTTCCCGCCGTCGAAGCGACCCTGCGCCCCGGTGAAGCGACCAAACCCGACGCGATGCGCGACCTGTGCTATGGCCTCGTACGCGTGCTCGACTTCGACGGGCGGGCGAAGGGGCAGTGGGATCCCAGGCTTTCGCCCGAGCGGCTCCGTTCGATGCTGCGAAACATGATGCTGACGCGGGCGTTCGACGACCGGATGTTCCGCGCGCAGCGGCAGGGCAAGACCAGCTTCTATATGAAGTGTACGGGCGAGGAAGCGACCTCGGTCGCCTCGACGATGGCGATCGACCGGACGGACATGGTTTTCCCCAGCTATCGCCAGCAGGGCATCCTGATCACGCGCGACTATCCGCTGATTCAGATGATGAACCAGATCTATTCGAACCGCGGCGACCATCTGCTCGGTCGACAACTTCCGATCATGTATTCGGCGCCCGAACATGGCTTCTTCAGCGTGTCGGGCAATCTCGCGACCCAATATCCGCAAGCAGTGGGCTGGGCGATGGCGTCGGCGTCGAAGGGCGACAGCCGCATCGCGACCGTCTGGTGCGGCGAGGGCTCGTCGGCCGAAGGCGACTTCCACTCGGCGCTGACGTTCGCGACCGTCTATAACGCGCCTGTCATCTTCAATGTCGTGAACAACCAGTGGGCGATTTCGAGCTTTTCCGGCTTTGCCGGTGGCGAGCGCACGACCTTTGCGGCGCGCGCGGTCGGATATGGCATCGCCGGACTGCGCGTCGACGGCAACGATCCGCTCGCGGTCTATGCCGCGACGCAATGGGCGGCGGACCGGGCGCGCACCAACAACGGTCCGACGCTGATCGAGCATTTCACCTATCGCAGCGAGGGGCACAGCACCTCGGACGACCCGAGCGCCTATCGCGCCGCCGACGAAGCGACTGCCTGGCCGCTCGGCGACCCGATTGCGCGGCTCCGCCAGCACCTCGAGATCATCGACGAATGGGACGCCGAGCGCCACGAAGCGCAGGCGAAGGAACTCGACGAACTGGTCAAGACGACCCAGAAGCAATCCGAAAAGCTCGGCATTTTGGGCCACGGCATGCACCAGCCGTTCGAGACGATGTTCGAGGATGTGTTCGAGGAAATGCCTTGGCACCTCAAGGAACAATGCGCGCAGATGCTCGCCGAGCAAGAGGCCAAGTTCGGCCCCGATTGGAAACCCGAGTGA
- a CDS encoding alpha-ketoacid dehydrogenase subunit beta yields the protein MNMIEAINSAMDVMLERDSTTVVMGEDVGFFGGVFRATAGLQKKHGKTRVFDTPINECGIIGVAVGMGAYGLRPVPEIQFADYIYPGLDQLVSEAARLRYRSANDFICPMTVRTPFGGGIFGGQTHSQSPESIMTHICGVKTVIPSNPYDAKGLLIAAIEDNDPVVFLEPKRIYNGPFSGYYDRPVEPWSKHDASAVPEGYYRIELGKAATVREGEALTILAYGTMVHVTKTIVEEMGIDAEILDLRTLLPLDIEAIEASVKKTGRCLIIHEATRTSGFGAELAALVQERCFYHLEAPVERVTGFDTPYPHSLEWAYFPGPVRIATALTKILKD from the coding sequence ATGAATATGATCGAGGCGATCAACAGCGCCATGGACGTCATGCTCGAACGCGACTCCACGACCGTCGTGATGGGCGAGGATGTCGGCTTTTTCGGCGGCGTGTTTCGCGCCACCGCAGGCCTGCAGAAAAAGCACGGCAAGACGCGCGTTTTCGACACGCCGATCAACGAATGCGGGATCATCGGCGTTGCGGTCGGGATGGGAGCCTATGGCCTCCGCCCGGTCCCCGAGATCCAGTTCGCCGATTATATCTACCCGGGGCTCGACCAACTCGTCAGCGAGGCGGCACGGCTGCGCTACCGCTCGGCGAACGATTTCATCTGTCCGATGACCGTGCGCACTCCCTTCGGCGGCGGCATCTTCGGTGGTCAGACACACAGCCAGTCGCCCGAAAGCATCATGACGCACATCTGCGGTGTGAAGACGGTGATCCCGTCCAATCCCTATGACGCGAAAGGCCTGCTGATCGCGGCGATCGAGGATAACGATCCCGTCGTCTTCCTCGAACCCAAGCGCATCTATAACGGTCCGTTCAGCGGCTATTACGACCGCCCGGTCGAGCCTTGGTCCAAGCATGACGCGAGCGCAGTGCCCGAAGGCTATTACCGCATCGAACTCGGCAAGGCGGCGACGGTACGCGAGGGCGAAGCGCTGACGATCCTCGCTTACGGTACGATGGTGCACGTGACCAAGACGATCGTCGAGGAAATGGGCATCGACGCCGAGATCCTCGACCTGCGCACCTTGCTGCCGCTCGATATCGAGGCGATCGAGGCGTCGGTCAAAAAGACCGGGCGCTGCCTGATCATTCACGAAGCGACGCGCACATCGGGCTTCGGGGCCGAACTGGCGGCGCTGGTACAGGAGCGCTGCTTCTATCATCTCGAAGCGCCGGTCGAACGCGTTACCGGCTTCGACACGCCGTATCCGCATAGCCTCGAATGGGCCTATTTTCCCGGCCCGGTGCGCATCGCGACCGCGCTGACCAAGATTTTGAAGGACTGA
- a CDS encoding DUF11 domain-containing protein, which translates to MAIRTTFSGLVSALIAAALLPATPPARAQVITNTASAHWTQEGQRGEALSNRVDVTVTPPPPPAIATYRLTNGSGETRVSLAPTQCNRPGARTATLSAPATVNLGGVYGGISTAPASLQGTDSFRAGEVLVIGVTLASANSDPQRRDNLPVVLELENGDREAIVLTETANNSGVFTGFINTIGVPPAVVEGDCRLSVNPGAALSLRVTDQASSNLVALATINFLVDPFGIVFDSGDGAPVPGSRVTIVDTATGQPAQVFGDDGVSAYPSSVVTGQRVTDSGGTVYNFPPGDYRFPFVAPGSYRLIVEPPSPFTAPSKSSAADLESLRRPDDGQPFEITRASYGDIFTLSSPAPVRVDIPVDQPGGPLVLRKTTSTQVAVPGDVIQYRIEVANRDARRGTGTVTVQDLLPAGMRLRADTVRIDGVRADALVQPNGREFAVTLPGIAASRSLLLTYLAEVIVSAQPGNALNRASATDNRGTRSNIAEATIAIKRDQLGDRMTIIGRITDGGCSVDPGKADGIMGVRVMLQDGSYTVTDEEGRYHFEGVRPGLHVVQIDPSTLRLDRDAIDCARSTQSAGSAISRFVEGRGGALKRADFRAVASPPRAAPITATIEAPKVLSDPEAAGAGRDWPAGQAPGIGWLFPDADHNPRAKAIRAAIKHAPGQKVSLRVNGKPADALTFEGVSKSADGSVAVSLWRGLEIREGENRLVAEVADANGVTVQTLERSVHYSITPMRASLIREKSVLVADGVTRPVIAVHLTDRDGKPVRAGLTGDFAVPTPYYPAVEADAQQARQLAGLERARPVWKIDGDDGMAYIELEPTTASGTLTIDFAFRDDKVTRKQTIETWLDPGDRPWTVVGFAAGTLGYNTLDDRMEPVAETTGDFNGDARLALYAKGRVRGKWLMTLAYDGDKDKDDARFGGVIDPRAYYTIYADRNETRYDAASVRKLYLRLERPQFYAMFGDIETGIAEPELARYQRALNGGKAEYRGRNLAATAFVADTPYRFRRDEIQGNGLTGPYQLGARDILPNSERIVIETRDRLHSERIVDSLSLSRHVDYDIDYLAGTIRFREPVLSRSSNLDPQFIVAEYEVDGVGQRVLNAGGRMSYQSNDEKLRVGATFIHDEDGNAKTSLGGVDARYRPTIETEVRAELAVSDAKAVNGGAIAAGTAKAWLIEAEHHSSNADFLAYIREREAGFGTGQLNRGENGTRKFGFDARLKASRNLSVTGSAWQEDYLETSARRRAARALAEYDNGTSVMRAGLTHADDRLTDGTRNRSNIVQLGATQRIFAKRLEFDAQTEFALGGKDASVDFPTRHRLGARFAVTRDVNLVGSYEIADGDTIKARTARLGFDLTPWSGARLLAAANQQEIGEYGPRSFAAYGLSQSLKLGERWSVDVSVDGNRTIGGVRAKDVLNLDHPVASGGFLGGNGALTEDFVAISTGATYRADRWTLTSRAEYRDGEIANRYGLTLGGLRQLGEGRALGALFTYAKASGSGATPTTEVINFELSWAHRPADSRVSWLNKSEFRSDKVRDAIAGQPGPIGGGGLTIDGDATSRRLLNSLSLNWTPLGERGEDSMWYERAEFGLFWGTRYNFDRFGDDDVKGWSNLIGADFRFNLDDHVDVGASGTVRVGTDADTVSWAGGPTVTLAPMKNANITFGYNFAGFHDRDFEDARFARSGAYVTFKLKFDQTSFAGLGL; encoded by the coding sequence ATGGCGATTCGAACGACATTTTCGGGCCTTGTGTCCGCGCTGATCGCGGCAGCGCTGCTGCCTGCGACGCCGCCAGCGCGCGCGCAGGTGATCACGAACACTGCGTCAGCGCACTGGACGCAGGAAGGACAGCGCGGCGAGGCGCTGTCGAACCGTGTCGACGTAACGGTGACGCCGCCCCCGCCGCCAGCGATCGCGACCTATCGCCTCACCAATGGCAGCGGCGAGACGCGGGTCTCGCTCGCGCCAACCCAGTGCAACCGCCCGGGTGCGCGGACAGCGACGCTCAGTGCACCGGCAACGGTCAATCTCGGCGGCGTATATGGGGGCATATCGACCGCCCCTGCATCGCTCCAGGGCACCGACAGTTTCCGCGCCGGCGAAGTGCTGGTGATCGGCGTCACGCTTGCATCGGCGAACAGCGATCCGCAGCGACGCGACAACCTGCCCGTCGTGCTCGAACTCGAAAACGGCGACCGCGAAGCGATCGTCCTCACCGAGACCGCGAACAACAGTGGTGTGTTCACCGGCTTCATCAACACGATCGGCGTCCCTCCGGCGGTGGTCGAGGGTGATTGTCGTCTGTCGGTCAACCCCGGTGCCGCGCTGAGCCTGCGCGTCACCGACCAGGCCAGTTCGAACCTTGTTGCGCTCGCGACGATCAACTTCCTCGTCGATCCGTTCGGCATCGTTTTCGACAGCGGCGACGGCGCCCCCGTCCCCGGCAGCCGCGTCACGATCGTCGACACGGCGACGGGCCAGCCCGCGCAGGTGTTCGGCGACGATGGCGTCTCCGCCTATCCGTCGAGCGTCGTCACCGGACAGCGCGTCACTGATTCGGGCGGCACCGTCTATAATTTTCCGCCGGGCGACTATCGCTTTCCTTTTGTCGCGCCCGGCAGCTACCGCCTCATCGTCGAACCGCCATCGCCGTTCACCGCGCCTTCGAAGTCGAGCGCCGCCGATCTGGAGAGCTTGCGACGCCCCGATGACGGCCAGCCGTTCGAGATCACGCGCGCGAGCTACGGCGATATCTTCACGCTGAGCAGCCCCGCTCCCGTGCGCGTCGACATTCCAGTCGATCAGCCGGGGGGGCCGCTGGTTCTGCGCAAAACGACATCGACGCAGGTCGCCGTGCCCGGCGACGTGATTCAGTATCGCATCGAGGTCGCGAACCGCGACGCGCGGCGCGGCACCGGCACTGTGACGGTACAAGACTTGCTGCCCGCCGGGATGCGCCTTCGCGCCGATACGGTACGGATCGACGGCGTCCGCGCCGACGCCCTGGTCCAGCCGAATGGCCGCGAGTTCGCGGTCACCCTCCCCGGTATCGCCGCGTCGCGATCGCTGCTTCTCACCTATCTCGCCGAGGTCATCGTGTCGGCGCAGCCGGGCAACGCGCTCAACCGCGCGAGCGCGACCGACAATCGTGGGACGCGGAGCAATATCGCCGAAGCAACGATTGCGATCAAACGCGACCAGCTCGGCGATCGCATGACGATCATCGGCCGGATCACCGATGGTGGCTGCAGCGTCGATCCGGGGAAGGCCGACGGCATCATGGGCGTTCGCGTGATGCTGCAGGACGGCAGCTACACCGTCACCGACGAGGAAGGCCGCTATCATTTCGAGGGCGTGCGCCCCGGTCTGCACGTCGTACAGATCGACCCGTCGACGCTTCGGCTCGACCGCGATGCGATCGACTGCGCGCGCTCGACGCAGAGCGCCGGCAGCGCAATCTCGCGCTTTGTCGAAGGCCGCGGCGGCGCGCTGAAGCGCGCCGACTTCCGCGCCGTCGCGAGCCCGCCGCGCGCCGCGCCGATCACGGCGACCATCGAAGCACCCAAGGTACTGAGCGATCCCGAAGCCGCTGGTGCCGGCCGCGACTGGCCCGCCGGTCAAGCGCCGGGCATCGGCTGGCTCTTCCCGGACGCCGATCACAACCCGCGCGCGAAGGCGATCCGTGCTGCGATCAAGCACGCCCCCGGCCAGAAAGTGTCGCTCCGCGTCAACGGCAAGCCCGCAGACGCGCTGACATTCGAGGGCGTGAGCAAGTCGGCCGACGGAAGCGTCGCGGTCAGTCTGTGGCGCGGGCTCGAAATCCGCGAGGGCGAAAACCGTCTTGTTGCCGAAGTGGCGGACGCGAACGGCGTCACTGTCCAAACGCTCGAACGCAGCGTCCACTATTCGATCACCCCGATGCGTGCATCGCTGATCCGCGAAAAGTCGGTGCTCGTCGCCGATGGCGTCACCCGCCCGGTGATCGCGGTGCACCTGACCGACCGGGACGGCAAACCGGTTCGCGCCGGCCTGACGGGCGACTTCGCCGTCCCCACCCCCTATTATCCCGCGGTCGAAGCCGACGCGCAGCAGGCACGCCAGCTCGCCGGGCTCGAACGCGCACGGCCGGTGTGGAAGATCGATGGCGACGACGGCATGGCCTATATCGAACTCGAACCGACGACCGCGTCGGGTACGCTGACGATCGATTTCGCCTTCCGCGACGACAAGGTGACGCGCAAGCAGACGATCGAAACCTGGCTCGATCCCGGCGATCGTCCGTGGACCGTCGTCGGCTTTGCCGCCGGCACGCTCGGCTACAACACGCTCGACGACCGCATGGAGCCCGTCGCCGAGACGACGGGCGACTTCAACGGCGACGCCCGCCTTGCGCTCTATGCCAAGGGTCGGGTGCGCGGCAAATGGCTGATGACGCTCGCCTATGACGGCGACAAGGACAAGGACGACGCGCGTTTCGGGGGCGTGATCGACCCGCGCGCCTATTATACCATCTACGCCGACCGCAACGAAACGCGTTATGACGCCGCGTCGGTGCGCAAGCTCTACCTGCGCCTCGAACGCCCGCAATTCTACGCGATGTTCGGCGATATCGAGACCGGCATCGCTGAGCCCGAACTCGCGCGTTACCAACGCGCGCTGAACGGCGGCAAGGCCGAGTATCGCGGCCGCAACCTCGCCGCGACCGCCTTCGTCGCCGACACGCCCTATCGCTTTCGCCGCGACGAGATCCAGGGCAACGGCCTGACCGGCCCGTACCAGCTCGGCGCGAGGGATATTTTGCCCAACAGCGAGCGGATCGTCATCGAAACGCGCGACCGGCTGCACAGCGAACGCATCGTCGATAGCCTCAGCCTGTCGCGCCATGTCGACTACGACATCGACTATCTGGCGGGCACGATCCGTTTCCGCGAACCCGTGCTCAGCCGATCATCGAACCTCGATCCGCAATTCATTGTCGCCGAATATGAGGTCGACGGCGTTGGCCAGCGCGTGCTCAACGCCGGCGGCCGGATGAGCTATCAGTCGAACGACGAGAAATTGCGCGTCGGTGCGACCTTCATCCACGACGAGGATGGTAACGCCAAAACCAGCCTCGGCGGCGTCGATGCACGCTATCGCCCGACGATCGAAACCGAGGTCCGCGCCGAACTCGCGGTCAGCGATGCCAAGGCCGTGAACGGCGGTGCAATCGCCGCCGGCACCGCAAAGGCGTGGCTGATCGAAGCCGAGCATCACAGCAGCAACGCCGACTTCCTCGCCTATATTCGCGAACGCGAAGCGGGATTCGGCACGGGCCAGCTCAACCGCGGCGAGAATGGCACGCGCAAATTCGGCTTCGACGCACGCCTGAAAGCCAGTCGCAACCTCTCGGTCACCGGCAGCGCGTGGCAGGAAGATTATCTCGAAACCAGCGCGCGACGCCGCGCCGCGCGCGCGCTCGCCGAATATGACAATGGTACCAGCGTCATGCGTGCCGGGCTGACCCACGCCGACGACCGCTTGACCGATGGCACGCGCAACCGGTCGAACATCGTCCAGCTCGGCGCGACGCAGCGGATCTTTGCCAAACGGCTCGAGTTCGATGCGCAGACCGAGTTCGCTTTGGGCGGTAAGGATGCGAGCGTGGACTTCCCCACCCGTCATCGCCTCGGCGCACGTTTTGCGGTGACCCGCGACGTCAATCTCGTCGGCAGTTACGAGATCGCCGACGGTGACACGATCAAGGCGCGCACGGCGCGGCTCGGTTTCGACTTGACGCCCTGGTCAGGCGCGCGCCTGCTTGCGGCCGCGAACCAACAGGAAATCGGCGAATATGGCCCGCGCAGCTTCGCCGCCTACGGTCTGTCGCAGTCGCTGAAGCTCGGCGAACGCTGGTCGGTCGATGTGTCGGTCGACGGCAACCGGACCATCGGTGGCGTCCGCGCGAAGGACGTTCTCAATCTCGATCATCCGGTCGCATCGGGCGGCTTCCTCGGCGGTAACGGCGCGCTGACCGAGGATTTCGTCGCGATCAGCACCGGCGCGACCTATCGCGCCGACCGCTGGACGCTGACGAGCCGCGCCGAATATCGCGACGGAGAAATCGCCAACCGCTACGGGCTGACGCTCGGCGGGCTCCGCCAGCTGGGCGAAGGCCGCGCGCTTGGTGCCCTTTTCACCTACGCCAAGGCGAGCGGCAGCGGCGCGACGCCAACGACCGAGGTCATCAACTTCGAATTGAGCTGGGCCCACCGCCCCGCTGATTCACGCGTGTCGTGGCTCAACAAGAGCGAGTTCCGGTCGGACAAGGTGCGCGATGCGATCGCCGGCCAGCCCGGTCCGATCGGTGGCGGCGGGCTGACGATCGATGGTGACGCGACGAGCCGCCGCTTGCTCAACAGCCTGTCGCTGAACTGGACCCCGCTCGGCGAGCGCGGTGAGGACAGCATGTGGTATGAACGCGCCGAATTCGGCCTCTTCTGGGGCACGCGCTATAACTTCGACCGCTTCGGCGACGACGACGTCAAGGGCTGGTCGAACCTGATCGGCGCCGACTTCCGCTTCAACCTTGACGACCATGTCGACGTCGGTGCCTCCGGTACCGTGCGCGTCGGCACCGATGCCGATACCGTCAGCTGGGCCGGCGGCCCGACGGTGACGCTGGCGCCGATGAAGAATGCCAACATCACCTTCGGCTACAATTTCGCCGGTTTCCATGACCGCGACTTCGAAGACGCGCGCTTCGCCCGCTCGGGGGCCTATGTGACCTTCAAGCTGAAGTTCGACCAGACAAGTTTCGCGGGGTTGGGACTGTAA